One stretch of Tribolium castaneum strain GA2 chromosome 5, icTriCast1.1, whole genome shotgun sequence DNA includes these proteins:
- the Pgd gene encoding 6-phosphogluconate dehydrogenase, decarboxylating has translation MAQGKGDIGLIGLAVMGQNLILNMADHGFTVVAFNRSVEKVHAFLANEAKGKSIIGAESIPDLVSKLKTPRRVMMLVKAGDAVDSFIDQLVPHLQKGDIIIDGGNSEYQDSERRCKDLRAKGIRFVGAGVSGGEDGARYGPSLMPGGNKEAWPYIKDIFQSVAAKTDGQPCCDWVGNDGAGHFVKMVHNGIEYGDMQLIGEVYHMMQAIGVDQGKMAKTFAEWNKGELDSFLIDITKDIMGFKDTDGKYLLPKIRDTAGQKGTGKWTAIAALNYGMPVTLIGEAVFSRCLSALKNERITASKVLPGPTAKFTGNVDQFLDELRQALYASKIVSYAQGFMLLREAAGVHNWDLDYGSIALMWRGGCIIRSVFLGQIKLAFDRDPSLKSLLLAPFFLNAITRSQNAWRNVVSTAIKLGVPTPALSTALAFYDGYRSERLPANLLQAQRDYFGAHTYELLGQEGKFVHTNWTGHGGNVSSSSYNA, from the exons ATGGCACAAGG CAAGGGGGACATCGGGTTAATAGGCCTGGCAGTCATGGGGCAAAACCTCATCCTGAACATGGCCGACCACGGCTTCACCGTGGTCGCCTTCAACCGCTCTGTGGAAAAAGTCCACGCTTTCCTGGCCAACGAAGCCAAGGGCAAGAGCATCATCGGGGCGGAGTCCATCCCTGACTTGGTCTCCAAGCTGAAGACGCCCCGCCGAGTCATGATGCTGGTGAAGGCCGGCGACGCCGTGGACAGCTTCATCGACCAGCTGGTGCCCCACCTGCAGAAAGGGGACATCATCATCGACGGCGGCAACTCCGAGTACCAGGACTCGGAGCGCCGCTGCAAGGACTTGCGGGCCAAGGGGATCAGATTCGTGGGGGCCGGCGTCTCGGGCGGCGAGGACGGGGCGCGCTACGGCCCCAGCCTCATGCCGGGGGGCAACAAGGAGGCCTGGCCCTACATCAAGGACATTTTCCAGAGCGTGGCGGCGAAGACCGACGGGCAGCCCTGCTGCGACTGGGTCGGGAACGACGGGGCTGGGCATTTCGTCAAGATGGTGCACAATGGGATCGAGTATGGGGACATGCAGCTGATCGGGGAGGTGTACCATATGATGCAGGCCATAGGGGTCGACCAGGGGAAGATGGCCAAGACCTTCGCCGAGTGGAACAAGGGAGAGTTGGACAGTTTTCTAATCGATATCACCAAGGATATCATGGGTTTTAAGGATACTGATG GCAAATATTTGCTGCCAAAAATCCGCGACACCGCCGGCCAGAAAGGCACCGGCAAGTGGACAGCCATCGCGGCGCTGAACTACGGCATGCCCGTGACCCTAATCGGCGAAGCCGTTTTCAGCCGCTGCCTATCGGCCCTCAAAAATGAAAGAATCACAGCCAGCAAAGTCCTCCCAGGCCCCACCGCCAAATTCACCGGAAACGTCGACCAATTCCTGGACGAACTGCGCCAG GCACTGTACGCCAGCAAAATTGTGTCATACGCCCAAGGCTTCATGTTATTGCGTGAAGCTGCAGGAGTGCACAACTGGGACCTCGACTACGGGTCAATTGCCCTCATGTGGCGCGGAGGTTGCATCATTAGATCGGTGTTCTTGGGGCAAATCAAACTCGCCTTCGATAGAGATCCGAGTTTGAAGTCGCTGCTTTTGGCCCCTTTCTTCCTAAATGCGATCACACGGTCGCAAAATGCGTGGAGGAATGTTGTTTCGACGGCAATTAAATTAG GAGTGCCAACTCCTGCTCTCAGTACAGCTTTGGCGTTTTATGATGGTTATCGCTCCGAACGGCTACCTGCAAATTTGTTGCAAGCCCAACGGGATTATTTTGGGGCCCACACTTACGAGTTATTGGGGCAAGAGGGTAAATTTGTCCACACTAATTGGACCGGTCATGGTGGAAACGTCTCGTCATCGTCTTAcaatgcttaa
- the Tgt gene encoding queuine tRNA-ribosyltransferase catalytic subunit, translated as MTTKSPLVFTLIAECHTTKARVSRMVLPHGPVDMPVFMPVGTQGTLKGMLPEQLEELGLQIMLANTYHLGTKPGVEILEKAGGLHKFMNWNNCLLTDSGGFQMVSLLKLAEITEEGVRFQPLNDQKAEVMLTPEHSIEIQNAIGADIVMQLDDVVRTTNPDKARIEESVHRTTRWLDRCLQAHKKPDTQSIFPIVQGTLYEDLREISAKDHIKRHVNGYAIGGLSGGESKDDFWKIVHLCTNILPKDKPRYLMGVGFAEDLVICCALGCDMFDCVFPTRTARFGCALTRTGQLNLKKEKFKKDFKPIDENCPCKTCKNYTRAYLNGVVTVYPSACHLITEHNVVFQMRLMKDIRESIKQDKFPEFVRKFMLDLYPNKEYPTWVRDSLSAVNISLTV; from the exons ATGACCACAAAAAGTCCGCTAGTTTTCACACTCATTGCCGAATGCCACACCACAAAGGCCCGCGTAAGCCGCATGGTGTTGCCCCACGGCCCCGTTGACATGCCGGTATTCATGCCTGTTGGAACTCAG GGAACCTTGAAAGGAATGTTGCCGGAACAGCTTGAAGAGCTCGGCCTCCAAATCATGCTTGCCAATACTTATCATTTAGGCACAAAACCA GGTGtcgaaattttggaaaaagccGGCGGTTTGCATAAATTTATGAACTGGAACAATTGTCTTTTGACGGATTCTGGGGGCTTCCAGATGGTGTCGTTGTTAAAATTGGCTGAAATCACAGAGGAGGGTGTACGTTTTCAGCCTCTGAATGACCAAAAGGCTGAAGTTATGTTGACACCCGAACATTCCATTGAAATTCAAAACGCAATCGGGGCTGACATAGTCATGCAATTGGATGATGTTGTCAGGACCACGAATCCAGATAAGGCGAGAATTGAGGAATCTGTGCACag AACGACAAGGTGGCTTGATCGGTGTTTGCAAGCGCACAAAAAACCGGACACCCAAAGCATTTTTCCAATAGTACAAGGGACCCTCTATGAGGATTTACGTGAGATAAGCGCCAAAGATCACATCAAGAGACACGTCAATGGATATGCCATTGGTGGTCTAAG TGGAGGTGAAAGTAAAGacgatttttggaaaatagtcCACTTATGTACCAATATTTTACCAAAGGACAAACCCCGCTACTTGATGGGCGTTGGCTTTGCCGAAGATTTAGTAATTTGTTGCGCCTTAGGTTGCGACATGTTTGACTGTGTTTTTCCAACAAGGACGGCG aGGTTTGGTTGTGCATTAACGAGGACAGGTCAACTCAatttaaagaaagaaaaattcaaaaaagacTTCAAACCTATTGATGAAAACTGTCCCTGTAAAACGTGTAAAAACTACACCAGAGCTTATCTGAATGGTGTTGTGACAGTGTACCCATCAGCCTGTCACCTAATCACTGAACATAACGTGGTCTTTCAAATGCGTTTGATGAAAGACATCAGAGAGAGTATCAAGCAAGACAAGTTCCCCGAATTTGTGCGCAAATTCATGTTGGACCTTTATCCAAATAAGGAGTATCCTACTTGGGTTAGGGACTCGTTAAGTGCGGTCAACATAAGCCTAACGGTAtaa
- the LOC660804 gene encoding cytoplasmic aconitate hydratase translates to MAANPFDKYLKTLTVGSKEYKYYDLSELGAQYDRLPYSIRVLLESAVRNCDNFQVKENDVQNILNWEQNQSVEGGIEIPFKPARVILQDFTGVPAVVDFAAMRDAVKGLGGNPEKINPSCPADLVIDHSVQVDFARSPSALKKNEDLEFERNQERFTFLKWGAKAFNNMLIVPPGSGIVHQVNLEYLARVVFTGKDKPILYPDTVVGTDSHTTMINGLGVLGWGVGGIEAEAVMLGQSISMLLPKVVGYRLHGTLGQYVTSTDLVLTITKNLRQLGVVGKFVEFYGPGVAALSIADRATIANMCPEYGATVGYFPVDEHSLTYLRQTSRPDEQIKLIEAYLKATKQLRNYANEMSEPIFSQSVSLDLSTVVSSVSGPKRPNDRVSVSDMKNDFRLCLSNKIGFKGFGIPEAKLNTEAKFMYNGSQYTIRHGSVIIAAITSCTNTSNPSVMLGAGLLAKNAVAAGLTVAPYIKTSLSPGSGVVTYYLQESKVIDALTQLGFDIVGYGCMTCIGNSGGIDENIVNAIEQNDLVCCGVLSGNRNFEGRIHPNTRANYLASPLLVIAYAIAGTVDIDFEKEPLGKRPDGSPVFLREIWPMRKEIHAVEQQYVIPAMFQQVYSRIQLGSSSWQSLNAPSGILYPWSDSSTYIKKPPFFDGMTKQLPPMQPISGARVLLYLGDSVTTDHISPAGSIGRNSPAARYLAQNGLTPREFNSYGSRRGNDAIMARGTFANIRLVNKFMSNAGPKTVYLPTNEEMDVFDCAERYKSAKTPLIILAGKDYGSGSSRDWAAKGPYLLGVRAVIAESFERIHRSNLVGMGIIPLQFLPNETAESLGLTGKEIYNIEIPADLKPGQNIKISTDTGKTFNVVLRFDTEVDLLFYKHGGILNYMIRKIVA, encoded by the exons ATGGCTG CCAACCCTTTtgacaaatatttgaaaactttAACAGTAGGGTCTAAGGAGTACAAGTATTATGATTTATCGGAACTGGGGGCCCAATATG ACCGGCTGCCCTATTCTATCAGAGTCTTGCTGGAGTCAGCGGTCAGAAACTGTGACAATTTCCAAGTTAAAGAAAACGATGTTCAAAATATCCTAAACTGGGAACAGAATCAGTCGGTGGAAGGTGGCATTGAGATACCATTCAAACCTGCAAGGGTCATTCTGCAG GACTTTACGGGTGTCCCTGCAGTGGTCGACTTTGCCGCAATGCGAGACGCTGTTAAAGGTTTGGGCGGAAATCCggaaaaaattaatccaaGTTGTCCTGCAGACCTCGTTATTGATCATTCTGTTCAAGTTGATTTTGCAAGATC GCCAAGTGCGTTAAAGAAGAATGAAGATTTGGAATTTGAGCGAAATCAGGAAAGATTCACTTTTCTGAAA TGGGGGGCTAAAGCGTTCAATAACATGTTGATTGTGCCACCAGGGAGTGGAATTGTGCACCAAGTCAACTTGGAGTACTTGGCAAGGGTTGTTTTCACCGGGAAAGACAAGCCCATTTTGTACCCAGATACAGTG gTCGGAACTGACTCGCACACGACTATGATCAACGGATTAGGTGTTCTGGGTTGGGGTGTTGGTGGTATTGAAGCTGAGGCTGTTATGTTAGGCCAATCCATCAGTATGTTACTCCCAAAGGTGGTTGGTTACAGATTGCACGGTACTTTAGGACAATATGTGACCTCCACTGATTTAGTTCTCACGATaacgaaa AATTTGAGACAATTGGGAGTTGTTGGAAAGTTTGTCGAGTTTTACGGTCCAGGAGTGGCAGCACTGTCGATCGCAGACCGTGCCACAATCGCAAATATGTGTCCCGAATATGGGGCTACTGTTGGATATTTCCCCGTTGATGAGCATTCTCTGACTTATTTGAGACAAACTA GTCGCCCAGATGAACAGATTAAATTGATTGAGGCGTATTTGAAAGCTACGAAGCAATTGAGAAATTATGCGAATGAAATGAGTGAACCGATTTTCAGCCAGAGCGTGAGTTTGGACTTATCAACTGTTGTCTCGTCTGTTAGCGGACCGAAACGGCCCAACGACAGAGTCTCTGTTTCAGATATGAAGAACGATTTCAGATTGTGTTTAAGCAATAAG aTCGGTTTCAAGGGCTTCGGCATCCCCGAAGCCAAACTCAACACCGAAGCCAAATTCATGTACAACGGCTCGCAATACACGATCCGCCACGGCAGCGTAATAATCGCAGCAATAACCTCGTGCACAAACACAAGCAATCCCAGCGTGATGCTGGGGGCCGGCCTCTTGGCCAAGAACGCGGTGGCTGCCGGCCTCACCGTCGCCCCTTACATCAAAACGAGCCTTTCCCCCGGCTCGGGGGTCGTCACTTACTACCTCCAGGAGTCCAAAGTCATCGACGCCCTAACCCAGCTCGGGTTCGACATCGTGGGCTACGGCTGCATGACCTGCATTGGCAACAGCGGCGGCATTGACGAAAACATTGTCAATGCAATCGAGCAAAACGATTTAGTTTGTTGTGGCGTACTTTCCGGGAATAGAAATTTCGAAGGGCGGATTCACCCAAACACGCGGGCTAATTACTTAGCGAGTCCGCTCCTAGTCATAGCCTATGCCATTGCGGGCACGGTGGACATAGACTTTGAGAAGGAGCCTTTGGGGAAACGGCCGGACGGGTCTCCGGTCTTTTTGCGCGAAATTTGGCCGATGAGGAAGGAAATTCATGCAGTGGAGCAACAATATGTGATCCCGGCAATGTTCCAGCAGGTGTATTCGCGAATTCAGTTGGGTTCGTCAAGTTGGCAATCGTTGAATGCACCTTCTGGGATTTTGTACCCCTGGTCTGACAGTTCCACCTACATTAAAAAACCGCCGTTTTTCGACGGGATGACGAAGCAGTTGCCCCCAATGCAGCCCATTTCGGGGGCCAGGGTTTTGCTCTATTTGGGGGATTCGGTCACCACTGACCACATTAGCCCTGCCGGCTCCATTGGACGGAACAGTCCAGCTGCGCGGTATTTGGCCCAGAATGGGTTAACTCCGCGCGAATTTAATTCTTATGGGTCGCGAAGGGGCAACGATGCTATTATGGCAAGGGGCACTTTCGCTAATATACGACTGGTTAACAAGTTTATGAGTAATGCAGGCCCGAAGACTGTGTATTTGCCCACAAATGAGGAG ATGGATGTTTTTGATTGTGCCGAGAGGTACAAGAGTGCCAAGACCCCGCTGATTATATTAGCTGGAAAGGATTACGGGTCCGGCTCCAGCAGGGATTGGGCGGCCAAGGGACCCTACTTGTTG gGAGTGCGTGCCGTAATTGCTGAGTCATTCGAACGAATTCATCGCTCGAATTTGGTGGGTATGGGGATTATTCCTCTCCAATTCTTGCCGAACGAAACGGCCGAAAGTCTCGGCCTAACAGGAAAGGAAATTTACAATATCGAAATCCCGGCCGATTTAAAACCGGgacaaaacattaaaatttccacAGATACGGGCAAAACGTTCAATGTCGTTTTGCGATTCGATACTGAGGTTGACTTATTGTTCTACAAACACGGCGGTATCTTGAATTACATGATCAGGAAAATCGTAGCGTAA
- the LOC660634 gene encoding coiled-coil domain-containing protein 25, whose protein sequence is MVFYFESSVVSPPVLLFMGLDKYENEDLIKWGWPEDVWFHVDKVSSAHVYLRLRPGQTIDDIPSSVLEDAAQLVKANSIMGNKMNDIEVVYTMWHNLKKTPAMEVGQVGFHKEKEVRKIKVAKRVNEIVNRLNRTKREEHPDFRAEREKRDRLEREDKKKVLREQKEREKEEEKRKKEEAELKSYNSLMSTENMSKYDDGNDSDDFM, encoded by the exons atggtgttttattttgaaagcaGCGTAGTTTCACCTCCTGTGCTCCTGTTTATGGGGCTAGACAAATATGAAA ACGAAGATTTGATTAAATGGGGCTGGCCTGAGGACGTGTGGTTCCACGTTGATAAAGTATCTTCAGCACACGTCTATCTAAGACTACGACCC GGTCAGACCATTGACGATATTCCGTCTTCGGTTTTGGAAGACGCTGCTCAGTTAGTGAAAGCCAACAGCATAATGGGGAACAAAATGAACGATATTGAAGTTGTTTACACCATGTGGCACAATTTGAAGAAGACGCCTGCCATGGAAGTGGGTCAAGTTGGCTTCCACAAAGAGAAAGAAGTGAGGAAAATTAAAGTCGCAAAACGAGTCAATGAAATTGTAAATAGACTGAACCGAACGAAACGAGAGGAACATCCAG ATTTTAGAGCCGAGCGGGAGAAGAGAGACAGATTAGAAAGGGAGGACAAAAAGAAGGTGTTGAGGGAGCAAAAAGAGCGGGAAAAAGAGGAAGAGAAacggaaaaaggaggaggcagaGTTAAAAAGTTACAACTCTCTGATGAGCACTGAAAACATGTCCAAGTATGACGACGGGAACGATTCAGACGACTTCATGTAA